ttttgctcTTAGCCTGAGCAAAATGATTTGCTTTGAAACAGATCCCTGTTTCTCTGTCACACTACCTGCAACCCTCTGTCATGTCCATCTAATTGCACTTTCAGTTTGTGAAGCTCTTCAATCTCCCGGTTATGTCGCTCCGTTTTGTGCCGCACCAGAGAACGGTAGAAGTGAATGGTGAAGACAACAAAAATCAGACCCACTGGGACCATGATGATGGTGGAGACCAGAGCTGCTTGCCAGCCCACATGGCCGCTGGGCTTTTGAACGATGGAAGTCTCGTTTTTCATAATGGAGTCCACAGGCAGAAATTTTATCCAGCACAGAAGCACCACCTCAGCGAGGAAAAGGAGGATTCCCAAGACTGTGGAGAAACCCCAGGCCAGCTCTATGTAGACATGCATGCGTTCGTGTGGGGATTCGCTGATGGAGTTTAGGTTGTGTATGTTACTCACCGCTTCCACGTTAGGTAGTATACAGGTGCTGATGAGAAGGGCGAAGAGATGAACTGCTACCAGCACTGTTGTGCAGGCACTGAACGCAATCAGCAGCATTTGGGGGTACTGATACTGCATCTCTAGTTGCACCTCCACCATGGCAACCTGGGAGGGGGCAAAAAAAAACAGATGGTCAGTTGCTAGAATTCCCATATTTCACTTTTTAAggctccagttcaggaaagcatcatTATTCAGAGTgcttaaagcacatgcttaagtgctttcctgaactggggcctaaatGGAGCTTTCCTTTTTTTCTGAAGATGCATGAACAGTCTGTATCTTTCCCTTTCTCGGGGCTGACACACAAAGTTACATCCGAGCCCACAGGAAATTATTTCAACAttgcagggttttggttttttagcAAACTCTCCCTTAAACTGTGACCCATATGAACAGCATCAAACGAAAGGCTCAAAAGGGGAATTTATTAGGCAGCAAGGGTAACTTTGCACAGATAACAGCGCAGCCAACCACGCAGTTCACGACACGGCTTCGGTTTGCATCATTAGTCGTCATATGATAGGAAACACTGACTTCTGGTGTAAAAAGGGTTAAGTCAGAAAAGTTGTAATTCTGGTCATTGGATAGGTGATACATAGTTTAACTATTCCTTGGTTAAATGGGTGCCTCTTCATGTCACCACAAATATAGCCAGATAAAGGAACTTATTTCCATCCAGAGTATCTTTCTCAGTTTCCAATAACTACTGAATATTCAAAAGAAATGGATGACTGTGTTATGCATGCTTAGTAACTCGATATAAAAGTGCACTTTTGTTTCCAATGTACTCTACAGAAATTAGCTTCACAGCTAATTAGCTCATTTTATAAAGTGTATTTGGTCATTTTGCCCATACGCTGTTGAGTTTTATCACTTCATTAAGTTA
The Mauremys mutica isolate MM-2020 ecotype Southern chromosome 19, ASM2049712v1, whole genome shotgun sequence genome window above contains:
- the ORAI2 gene encoding protein orai-2 isoform X1, yielding MSWGEMHLRGNSTEVRKATPGMNVARLLCSIAFIMSSELNVPADPATPACGSEPGTKGMDYRDWVRRSYLELVTSNHHSVQALAWRKLYLSRAKLKASSRTSALLSGFAMVAMVEVQLEMQYQYPQMLLIAFSACTTVLVAVHLFALLISTCILPNVEAVSNIHNLNSISESPHERMHVYIELAWGFSTVLGILLFLAEVVLLCWIKFLPVDSIMKNETSIVQKPSGHVGWQAALVSTIIMVPVGLIFVVFTIHFYRSLVRHKTERHNREIEELHKLKVQLDGHDRGLQVV
- the ORAI2 gene encoding protein orai-2 isoform X2 — protein: MSSELNVPADPATPACGSEPGTKGMDYRDWVRRSYLELVTSNHHSVQALAWRKLYLSRAKLKASSRTSALLSGFAMVAMVEVQLEMQYQYPQMLLIAFSACTTVLVAVHLFALLISTCILPNVEAVSNIHNLNSISESPHERMHVYIELAWGFSTVLGILLFLAEVVLLCWIKFLPVDSIMKNETSIVQKPSGHVGWQAALVSTIIMVPVGLIFVVFTIHFYRSLVRHKTERHNREIEELHKLKVQLDGHDRGLQVV